A genomic window from Streptomyces sp. WMMC940 includes:
- the drmC gene encoding DISARM system phospholipase D-like protein DrmC, producing the protein MSRREFEAAAEAAVGALGLSQGKDLVGLLSRGGSKERALAELTAPGAGAAVAVLYDAMERDSVPPTEAAAYVRGYVAAMLHARDRVRVRTVWTGPSTPAVPVRATAQVLVDVIEEASDELLAMTYAARPYPALTRALTAAVERGVKIHVVVETLAGARGLLQGREPAEAFAVVPGLRLWHWARDPADHPHSRQHAKLVVADRRTLFLGSANLTEAAARRNIEAGVLVSGGQAPRRAAEHIVELQRLGELRPLRP; encoded by the coding sequence GTGAGCCGGCGGGAGTTCGAGGCCGCAGCGGAGGCCGCCGTCGGGGCCCTCGGCCTGTCCCAGGGCAAGGACCTCGTAGGCCTGCTGTCACGGGGAGGCAGCAAAGAGCGGGCTCTGGCCGAACTGACCGCACCAGGGGCCGGGGCAGCCGTCGCGGTGTTGTACGACGCGATGGAGAGGGACTCGGTCCCGCCGACCGAGGCAGCCGCCTATGTGCGCGGCTACGTCGCGGCCATGCTGCATGCCCGGGACAGGGTACGGGTCCGCACAGTGTGGACCGGCCCCTCGACGCCCGCGGTGCCGGTACGGGCGACCGCCCAGGTGCTGGTCGATGTGATCGAGGAGGCCAGTGACGAGCTGCTGGCCATGACCTACGCGGCCCGTCCGTATCCGGCTCTGACACGAGCTCTCACGGCAGCGGTGGAACGAGGCGTGAAGATCCACGTCGTGGTCGAGACGCTGGCCGGCGCGAGGGGGCTCCTGCAGGGCCGGGAGCCAGCCGAGGCGTTCGCGGTCGTTCCCGGGCTGAGGCTGTGGCACTGGGCCCGTGATCCGGCCGACCACCCTCACTCGCGTCAGCACGCGAAACTCGTGGTGGCCGACCGCCGTACGCTGTTCCTGGGCAGTGCGAACCTGACCGAGGCCGCGGCCCGTCGCAACATCGAGGCGGGAGTGCTGGTGAGCGGTGGACAAGCGCCGCGACGAGCGGCAGAGCACATTGTGGAGCTGCAACGTCTGGGCGAGTTGAGGCCGCTTCGGCCGTGA
- the panD gene encoding aspartate 1-decarboxylase → MLRTMFKSKIHRATVTQADLHYVGSVTVDAELMEAADLLPGELVHIVDIDNGARLETYVIEGERGSGVIGINGAAAHLVHPGDLVILISYAQVEDAEARSLVPRVVHVDGRNRIVELGSDPSRPVPGSDTESSPHAVPAPAARY, encoded by the coding sequence ATGCTGCGAACCATGTTCAAGTCCAAGATCCACCGGGCCACCGTGACCCAGGCCGACCTGCACTACGTCGGCTCCGTCACCGTCGATGCCGAACTGATGGAAGCCGCCGATCTGCTTCCCGGTGAGCTCGTCCACATCGTCGACATCGACAACGGCGCCCGGCTCGAGACGTACGTCATCGAGGGGGAGCGCGGCTCGGGCGTCATCGGCATCAACGGTGCCGCCGCCCATCTCGTGCACCCCGGTGACCTGGTCATCCTCATCAGCTACGCGCAGGTCGAGGACGCCGAGGCGAGGTCGCTGGTGCCCCGCGTCGTCCATGTCGACGGGCGGAACCGCATCGTCGAGCTGGGCTCGGACCCGTCCCGGCCGGTCCCCGGGAGCGACACGGAGAGCAGCCCGCACGCCGTGCCGGCTCCCGCGGCCCGATACTGA
- the drmB gene encoding DUF1998 domain-containing protein, producing the protein MNTRSNRRVGAVRPSHLMFTAGIGSLLDLPNFSVLVRGLDAWSYSGITDYDIDEPRLRAAVNRSLQRYGRGRIEQLRAAPWLEGADTDPKGWAAQGVGVPVAPFPQWLRCTACNVLAAIDSDEFTFINANPRAPHEAKFVHDCKRGKPLAVAARFTLVCTVGHLDEFPYTPYVHHGRACDKIPRPKLRMKDHGGNQAANVTIECVACGAKRNIREAMGERGRRHLPQCRGRHPHLGAYDPNGCDRDSVLMVAGASNQWFPLTLSALALPKGQGGDIDKLLDDHWPELEKVEDRSELAFMARLPQFVFLKEFDADAVFAAISARKRGRDGPAPSAPDIQADLFRPEWDALSGPVPRPSDDFALRPVSVPAPLDELFSDIRQVERLREARALIGFTRLDAPDPESPEIATRVDLSRGAQNWVPASEVRGEGVFVRVRDGLMADWTARMEKSPQMEAHKEAYGRFRTNRKSDRKTSDFDPFHGWPGARYIALHTLSHLLIRTIALECGYSSASLAERIYAGDEQNPSTGILIYTAVPDSEGTLGGLVSLAEEREFTRIVRRALADAGHCSADPLCSERLPHDPGDYLHGAACHVCLFVSETTCERANRFLDRRFLVPLSGDREQVLTPVGLLP; encoded by the coding sequence ATGAACACCAGGAGCAACCGCAGGGTCGGTGCCGTCCGCCCCAGCCACCTCATGTTCACCGCCGGCATCGGCTCCCTCCTCGACCTGCCGAACTTCTCCGTCCTGGTCAGAGGACTCGACGCCTGGAGCTACTCCGGCATCACCGACTACGACATCGACGAACCGCGGCTGCGTGCCGCCGTAAACCGCTCGCTTCAGCGCTACGGACGCGGGCGGATCGAGCAGTTGCGGGCGGCCCCTTGGCTGGAGGGCGCCGACACGGACCCGAAGGGCTGGGCGGCGCAGGGCGTCGGAGTGCCCGTCGCACCGTTTCCGCAATGGCTGCGCTGCACCGCCTGCAACGTCCTCGCGGCCATCGACTCCGACGAGTTCACGTTCATCAACGCCAACCCGCGTGCACCGCACGAGGCCAAGTTCGTCCACGACTGCAAGCGGGGAAAGCCGCTCGCCGTGGCCGCACGCTTCACGCTCGTCTGCACGGTCGGCCACCTCGACGAGTTCCCCTACACCCCGTACGTCCACCACGGGCGGGCCTGCGACAAGATCCCGCGGCCCAAACTGCGGATGAAGGACCACGGCGGCAACCAGGCCGCCAACGTCACCATCGAGTGCGTAGCCTGCGGCGCGAAGCGCAACATCCGCGAGGCGATGGGCGAGCGGGGGCGCCGCCATCTGCCCCAGTGCCGGGGCCGTCATCCGCACCTGGGTGCCTATGATCCGAACGGCTGCGACCGGGACTCGGTCCTGATGGTCGCGGGTGCCTCCAACCAGTGGTTCCCGCTCACCCTCAGTGCGCTCGCGCTGCCCAAGGGGCAGGGGGGCGACATCGACAAACTGCTGGACGACCACTGGCCGGAACTGGAAAAGGTCGAGGACCGGAGCGAGCTCGCCTTCATGGCACGTCTGCCCCAGTTCGTATTCCTGAAGGAGTTCGACGCGGATGCGGTCTTCGCGGCGATCTCGGCCCGCAAGCGGGGAAGGGACGGGCCTGCCCCTTCCGCCCCCGACATCCAGGCCGACCTCTTCCGCCCCGAATGGGATGCCCTCTCCGGGCCGGTGCCCCGGCCCAGTGACGACTTCGCCCTCAGACCGGTCTCCGTTCCGGCCCCGCTGGACGAACTCTTCTCGGACATCCGCCAGGTCGAGCGGCTGCGTGAGGCACGTGCGCTGATCGGCTTCACCCGGCTTGACGCGCCCGATCCGGAGTCCCCGGAGATCGCGACCCGTGTCGACCTGTCCCGGGGCGCGCAGAACTGGGTGCCGGCCAGTGAGGTCCGCGGCGAAGGCGTCTTCGTGCGGGTGCGGGACGGCCTCATGGCGGACTGGACGGCGCGCATGGAGAAGTCGCCGCAGATGGAGGCCCACAAAGAGGCCTACGGCCGGTTCCGGACCAACCGCAAGTCGGACCGCAAGACGAGCGACTTCGACCCCTTCCACGGCTGGCCCGGCGCGCGCTACATCGCCCTGCACACCCTTTCGCATCTGCTGATCCGCACCATCGCCCTGGAATGCGGTTACAGCTCGGCCTCCCTGGCGGAGCGGATCTATGCCGGCGACGAACAGAACCCGAGTACGGGGATCCTCATCTACACCGCAGTCCCGGACTCCGAGGGCACTCTCGGAGGCCTGGTCTCTCTCGCCGAGGAGCGCGAGTTCACCCGGATCGTCCGCCGGGCCCTCGCCGATGCCGGACACTGCTCGGCCGATCCGCTCTGCTCCGAGCGTCTGCCGCACGACCCGGGCGACTATCTGCACGGGGCGGCGTGCCACGTCTGTCTCTTCGTTTCCGAGACCACATGCGAGCGCGCCAATCGGTTCCTCGACCGCCGCTTCCTCGTTCCCCTGTCCGGTGACAGGGAGCAGGTGCTGACACCGGTCGGCCTGCTGCCGTGA
- a CDS encoding GNAT family N-acetyltransferase has protein sequence MLDSELRDDREKGRLEAYEDGEFVGHIAYFTLVFDPAALVPVHTIVEPAHEGKGIGSTLVREFHAMAAREGVPVVPLCPYAAKWAQRHPDEAPVPSAELVMEAERQAKEHPGL, from the coding sequence ATGCTTGACTCCGAACTCCGTGACGATCGTGAGAAGGGCCGGCTGGAGGCGTACGAGGACGGCGAGTTCGTCGGCCACATCGCGTACTTCACGCTGGTCTTCGACCCCGCCGCGCTGGTCCCGGTGCACACGATCGTCGAGCCGGCGCACGAGGGCAAGGGCATCGGCAGCACCCTGGTGCGAGAGTTCCACGCCATGGCCGCCCGTGAGGGCGTGCCGGTCGTGCCGCTCTGCCCGTACGCCGCGAAGTGGGCGCAGCGGCACCCGGACGAGGCTCCCGTGCCGTCCGCCGAACTCGTCATGGAGGCCGAGCGGCAGGCGAAGGAGCACCCGGGGCTGTGA